In Actinobacillus equuli, the genomic stretch AACATAAGCTTTACCGGTGAATTTGGTAATACCGCGCATTTCTTTTAAAAATTCAACTTCAAGTACAAGTTGATCACCAGGCACGACCGGACGTTTAAAACGTGCATTATCGATCGCCGCAAAGTAATAAAGTTCATCCGGACTCATCTTGCCGTGCGTTGCAACGGCTAATACGCCGGTTGCTTGTGCCATCGCTTCAAGAATAAGTACACCTGGGAAAATTGGGTTAGCAGGGAAGTGACCGGTAAAACAAGGTTCATTTACTGTAACGTTTTTAACTGCTTTTAACCATTTACCTTCTTCATAGTCCGTTACACGGTCAACTAAGAGGAATGGGTAACGATGCGGCAACATATTCATGATTTCGGTAACTTCAATTACTTTAGGTTCTCTATTTTCTTGTACTTCAATTGTCATTTACTTGACCTCATAATAAGGAAATTAAAAATTTAACTAAGACTTCAAAAGAGTGATGGACGCTAAAAAACGCCCATAACTCTTGAAAGTCAATTATTCACTATGGTGAGAAATGCTTTTCAAGCGCTTTCAAACGTTTGTTCATTTCATCGATGTTCATCGTA encodes the following:
- the fabZ gene encoding 3-hydroxyacyl-ACP dehydratase FabZ is translated as MTIEVQENREPKVIEVTEIMNMLPHRYPFLLVDRVTDYEEGKWLKAVKNVTVNEPCFTGHFPANPIFPGVLILEAMAQATGVLAVATHGKMSPDELYYFAAIDNARFKRPVVPGDQLVLEVEFLKEMRGITKFTGKAYVDGKLACEADLMCARK